Genomic segment of Nicotiana tomentosiformis unplaced genomic scaffold, ASM39032v3 Un00011, whole genome shotgun sequence:
atgAGCAAAAAAGAGGTAAAAGTAGAATGGTAATAGATTATAggaatttaaatgcaaaaacaaaaacatataattacccgataccaaataaaatattaaaaataaggcaagtacaaggatataattacttcagtaaattcgattgtaaatcaggattttaTCACCTAAAATTAGAAGAAGAATCTAAAAAATTAACAGCttttacagtaccacaaggattttatgaatggaacgttttaccatttggatataaaaatgcaccaggaagataccaacattttatggatagCTATTTTAATCAATTAGAAAACTGTATAATCTACATAGACGATATACTACTATACTCAAGGACACAAgatcaacatataaaattattagaaaaattcatacatataaTAGAATCCTCAGGAATTAGCCTTAGTAAAAATAAGGCAGAAATACTTaaaaatcaggtggaattcttaggaattcaaatagataaaaatggaattaaaatgcaaacacatatagtacaaaaaataataaatttaaatgaaaccctagatacaaaaaagaaattacaatcattctTAGGATTAGTTAACCAAGTtagagaatatatacctaaattggcagaaaatttaaaacctttacagaaaaaattaaagaaagatatagaatatcactttgatgaaaaagacaaaacatatatacaaaaaataaaagatatgtgtaaaaaattaccaaaactatattttccagatgaaaatagagaatttatatatatagtagagaCAGACTCAAGTAaccatagttatggaggagtacttaaatacaaatataaggatgaaaaaatagaacatcactgtagatattattcaggatcatTTACGGAACCACagttaaaatgggaaataaatagaaaagaattattagctttatataagTGTTTATTATcgtttgaaccatatatagtatATAACAAATTTATTGTTAGAACAGATAACACACAagttaaatggtggataaccaaAAAGGTACAAGACTCAGTTACAACGAAAGAAATACGAAGACTCGTATTAAATATACTAAATTTCACATTTACAATAGAAATAATTCCTACTGACAAGAATGTGATTGCAGATTACTTATCAAGACAAAAGTACACAAACAAATGAAGAAGAAACTACACAAGACCTATTTTCAATACTTACTACACTATCACTACAAATGACGGAAGTAGAAAAGAGGTTGCAGATTATAGAAGCAAAAAACCTAAGCCAGCAGCATGGCTCAAAACATGCGGAACTAAGCCAGCAGCATGGCTCAAAACATGCGGACCTAGGAGGTGACGTTGGGAAACACCTAAAAACCCAAAACCTACAAACTAACACTATTTTACATACAGCTGCAGGTACATCAACATCAgcaataagaaaaggaaaacatacaaatacaaatatgaacgCCATGTTCAACAAGCCATATaccccaaaatcccaaaatccttTGACACCATCACCACAAACAACTAGCTATAGAGAAAGCTTAAACCAGGAAAAACAAACCTACGATTATATTACCAACAGCTATATACAAAATATCCACAAGATTCAAACCTTTTTAAACCTAAATCCGAgatcaaaaacaatccaaaacccAAAAACAGACTATATAACACAACCATTACAAGGATACAACCGACTGATTGCCCAACCAGGGACGAATGCAAATTTAGTTAAAACATGTTACAATTACGGACTATTAAGTACAGTGTACACACAAACCGGACAAGAAATAGCTACAATACCAGAGCTATATAGTGCCTTTACTACCTACAAGAGAATCACCAAAGGAGAcctattttatataaaattttatgtaGCACCAGCAGAGATACTCTATAACGAGATAAAACCAATAATCCAAGTTATTAAATTAGGACTAACTAGAGAAATGATTATCCCAGAAAATGTACAAATACAACCAGAAATACCCAAACCTGATATACCAGCATTCTACTCAAACAAAAGAATTATAGGACTATCAACCATTCTAAGTGAACTAGTCAACAATTATGTagaagaaaaacctatttgggGATACCAATCCCGAGAACACACGATGATCTACACCCATTCAAAAAACCTAAGGGAAAACGACATGGAAGAGATACGGAGATGGATTAAAACATTAATCCAACCAGAAGAAGCACCCATTACAAGAGCTATTAGAGgagaatttatttctcaaaacttAATGACAAGATACTGCAAACAAATTAGTCCAATCTACTCAGAGCACATATGTTCGAAATGTCAAGGAGAGAAAAA
This window contains:
- the LOC138903831 gene encoding uncharacterized protein, translating into MTEVEKRLQIIEAKNLSQQHGSKHAELSQQHGSKHADLGGDVGKHLKTQNLQTNTILHTAAGTSTSAIRKGKHTNTNMNAMFNKPYTPKSQNPLTPSPQTTSYRESLNQEKQTYDYITNSYIQNIHKIQTFLNLNPRSKTIQNPKTDYITQPLQGYNRLIAQPGTNANLVKTCYNYGLLSTVYTQTGQEIATIPELYSAFTTYKRITKGDLFYIKFYVAPAEILYNEIKPIIQVIKLGLTREMIIPENVQIQPEIPKPDIPAFYSNKRIIGLSTILSELVNNYVEEKPIWGYQSREHTMIYTHSKNLRENDMEEIRRWIKTLIQPEEAPITRAIRGEFISQNLMTRYCKQISPIYSEHICSKCQGEKNIVPEIKFEEEEN